A single Metarhizium brunneum chromosome 5, complete sequence DNA region contains:
- the PI3K2 gene encoding Phosphatidylinositol 3-kinase, nodule isoform, producing the protein MAEYGRMDPFSFAGSKDVDHPVSVRIMNLEGDEPPVKYSTLLERPELRHIGSNTSPHSELYVTIQVWAGSKPLTVPVQTAYKPFRSERKWNEWLELPITYKSLPANSRLAITIWDLSPTGGKHAIGHAIPFGGTTLPMFDTDNQIQKGRQKCLVHRHKYADGTDNSATPALVTAKKKASLRNGGGPLVDKDAEELDRMEKLFKKHEMGEIPRVDWLDQMVFRSFEKKGLQAAKSSMKMLQRQRALNGDNNGDHASDTDNDGLNDGRPNSSAFLLNVELPRFDFPVVFADHEYDPPPISALQPLSASQGTLPLHQPQVQFGPGINAMGESSDGFGVRLIKVYDPEVGQRDNPAEAKHRRLFRSSHRHGILDKDLKPNAKVRDELNLIMAYSPTHVLSPEEADLVWKFRYHLTRDKRALTKFVKSVNWSDQSESKQAIQVLGRWTEIDVDDALELLGPSFDNPAVRSYAVDRLRKADDHELLLYLLQLVQALKYEHISADSEQESIQDSSLVCFLIQRAAANFMLGNYFYWYLMVECDDHSPEQGIDNRNIYRKVAYDFMTELVKQPSGTEDRKTLLRQAEMIAILSKIAADIKSSGESIAKKTDRLKHLLADPKNELLTFDPPLAMPLDPAIKITGIAPDQVAVFKSSLNPIKCTFKTTSGGTYPIIFKLGDDLRQDQLVIQIITLMDQLLQKENLDLKLSPYKILATSTTAGASQFVQSQSLSAIVGKYRTNPALAYLRHHNPDDRQPLGVRQETLDTYIKSCAGYCVITYILGVGDRHLENLLLAPDGHFFHADFGFILGRDPKPFAPLMKLSKEMVECMGGVNSELYNRFKQYCFLAYTALRKSSNLILNLFSLMLHANIPDIRLEPDKAVMKVRERFHLELSEEEAIVYFGNVIEGTLTAFAPVVIDKLHEWAQALRA; encoded by the exons ATGGCTGAGTACGGGAGAATGGACCCGTTCTCCTTTGCGGGCTCCAAAGATGTCGATCATCCTGTGAGCGTCCGAAT AATGAACCTGGAAGGGGATGAGCCTCCAGTCAAGTATTCGACGCTTCTCGAGCGACCGGAACTCCGGCATATCGGGTCGAACACCAG CCCACACTCCGAACTTTACGTGACAATACAGGTCTGGGCTGGCTCTAAACCTCTTACCGTGCCGGTGCAAACAGCATACAAACCCTTCCGGTCCGAGCGAAA ATGGAACGAGTGGCTAGAGTTGCCCATTACATACAAGTCACTGCCCGCCAATTCTCGTCTCGCCATCACAATATGGGACCTGTCACCTACCGGCGGGAAACACGCGATTGGCCATGCCATTCCGTTTGGAGGAACCACATTGCCCATGTTTGATACCGACAATCAAATCCAAAAAGGTCGCCAAAAGTGCTTGGTTCACAGACACAAGTATGCTGATGGAACAGACAACTCCGCCACGCCGGCTTTGGTCAcagcgaagaagaaggccagcCTTCGGAATGGGGGTGGTCCGCTTGTCGATaaagatgccgaggagcTTGACAGAATGGAAAAGTTGTTCAAAAAGCATGAGATGGGAGAGATCCCGCGCGTAGACTGGCTGGACCAAATGGTGTTTCGAAGCTTCGAGAAAAAGGGTCTGCAGGCTGCAAAGTCATCTATGAAGATGCTTCAGCGTCAGCGAGCCCTCAACGGAGACAACAATGGCGACCATGCTTCCGACACCGACAATGACGGTCTCAATGACGGTCGCCCCAACTCATCAGCTTTCCTACTTAATGTTGAGCTTCCACGATTTGATTTCCCCGTCGTATTCGCCGACCATGAATACGACCCGCCGCCGATATCAGCTTTGCAACCGCTCTCAGCTTCTCAAGGAACGCTCCCGCTCCATCAGCCGCAGGTCCAATTTGGCCCAGGCATCAATGCCATGGGGGAGAGCTCTGATGGGTTTGGAGTCAGGCTCATCAAGGTCTACGACCCAGAGGTCGGTCAGAGAGATAACCCTGCAGAGGCCAAGCATAGGCGGTTGTTTCGAAGTTCCCACAGGCACGGAATTCTGGACAAGGATCTCAAACCAAACGCAAAAGTCCGAGACGAGTTGAATCTAATCATGGCGTACTCGCCAACCCATGTCTTATCGCCGGAGGAGGCCGATTTGGTCTGGAAGTTTAGATATCACCTGACTAGAGACAAGCGAGCATTGACCAAATTTGTCAAATCGGTCAACTGGAGTGACCAGAGCGAGTCTAAACAAGCGATACAGGTCCTTGGCCGCTGGACAGAAATTGATGTGGACGATGCCCTCGAGCTTCTTGGGCCGTCATTCGACAACCCGGCTGTTCGTTCGTATGCCGTGGACCGGTTACGAAAAGCTGATGACCATGAACTACTCCTCTATCTCCTTCAGCTTGTGCAAGCGCTCAAATACGAGCATATATCTGCCGACTCTGAACAAGAGAGCATACAGGATTCGTCACTGGTGTGTTTTCTAATACAACGAGCTGCGGCGAACTTTATGTTGGGCAATTATTTTTATTGGTATCTGATGGTCGAATGCGACGACCACAGCCCGGAACAAGGAATTGACAATCGAAATATATACCGCAAAGTCGCTTACGATTTCATGACTGAGCTCGTCAAACAGCCATCCGGAACCGAAGACAGGAAAACGCTGCTCCGACAAGCGGAGATGATTGCCATCCTCTCCAAGATAGCCGCTGATATCAAGTCATCTGGCGAGTCGATTGCAAAGAAGACTGATCGCCTAAAACACTTGCTGGCAGACCCCAAGAACGAGTTGCTTACCTTTGACCCGCCTCTGGCCATGCCCCTAGATCCAGCAATTAAGATTACCGGCATTGCGCCGGACCAGGTTGCAGTATTCAAGTCATCACTGAATCCAATCAAATGCACCTTTAAAACCACGAGTGGCGGCACCTATCCCATCATATTCAAATTGGGCGACGACTTGAGGCAAGACCAACTGGTGATCCAAATCATCACACTTATGGACCAGCTGCTCCAAAAGGAGAACCTGGACCTGAAGTTGTCGCCATACAAAATCCtggccaccagcaccactGCAGGCGCCTCCCAATTTGTACAGTCACAAAGCCTGTCAGCTATTGTTGGCAAATACAGGACAAACCCGGCGCTTGCATACCTTAGACATCACAACCCCGACGACAGACAACCCCTGGGCGTACGACAAGAGACGCTAGACACTTATATCAAGTCGTGTGCGGGATACTGCGTCATCACCTACATtctcggcgtcggcgacCGCCACCTCGAGAATCTCCTGCTGGCACCCGACGGGCACTTCTTCCACGCCGATttcggcttcatcctcggCCGCGACCCGAAGCCCTTTGCCCCGCTGATGAAGCTGTCCAAAGAAATGGTCGAGTGTATGGGTGGAGTGAATTCAGAGCTGTACAACCGCTTCAAACAGTACTGCTTCCTTGCCTACACGGCCCTGCGCAAGTCCTCCAACCTTATTCTTAACCTCTTTAGCCTCATGCTGCATGCCAACATTCCTGATATCCGTCTGGAGCCGGACAAGGCCGTCATGAAGGTCCGAGAGAGATTCCACCTGGAACTCAGTGAAGAGGAGGCGATTGTGTATTTTGGGAATGTGATTGAGGGCACATTGACGGCCTTTGCGCCCGTCGTCATTGACAAGTTGCATGAGTGGGCGCAGGCGTTGCGGGCCTAG
- the ETR1 gene encoding Enoyl-[acyl-carrier-protein] reductase gives MASRQCLQSPSLVFKLSRPTSSLQATHLNRLPRTALRRKSGPYGYTQSKALVYSKHGEPSDVLKLHTHSISPSLPSSSVLVRTLAASINPADINTIQGTYGSKQPMTSLIGTAEPSAVPGNEGVFEVVSVGDSSSPLNKGDWVIPAAQQIGTWRTHAVFEAGDLLKVDRENLTPTQVATVSINPCTAYRILRDYGPSAGLKSGLPMRPLQLGSGEWFIQNGANSGVGRAAIQFGKLWGLRSINVIRDRDSVEETEALKQELIGLGADVVVPESQFLSREWKHQLADITRGGREEIGLALNCVGGKSATSLARSLGEGATLVSYGGMSKQPVALPLGLLIFKDIRFVGFWLSKWNKKDATGRKHMVNDILNLIRLGHFKDVPVDEVKWDWETEEAPLKDAVQEGLKGFRKGKGVFVFGDT, from the exons atggcaagTCGCCAGTGTCTGCAATCACCCTCACTGGTGTTCAAGCTTTCGCGACCAACATCAAGCCTCCAGGCCACCCACTTGAATCGACTACCTCGAACAGCTCTTCGGCGCAAGTCAGGCCCGTACGGCTACACACAATCCAAAGCTCTCGTGTATTCCAAGCACGGCGAGCCCTCAGACGTCCTAAA GCTTCACACGCATTCCAtctccccctccctcccGAGCTCGTCCGTCCTCGTTCGAACCCTCGCCGCGTCAATCAACCCCGCCGATATCAACACCATCCAAGGGACATATGGCTCCAAGCAGCCCATGACATCGCTCATCGGCACCGCCGAGCCGTCCGCGGTCCCCGGCAACGAGGGCGTTTTCGAAGTCGTCTCAGTCGGCGATTCGTCGTCGCCCCTGAACAAGGGGGACTGGGTCATCCCCGCCGCCCAGCAGATCGGCACGTGGAGGACGCACGCGGTTTTCGAGGCCGGGGATCTTCTCAAAGTCGACAGGGAGAACTTGACACCCACGCAGGTCGCGACTGTGAGCATCAACCCGTGCACGGCGTACCGCATTTTGCGAGACTACGGCCCCAGCGCCGGGTTGAAGTCTGGCCTGCCGATGAGACCGCTCCAgctcggcagcggcgagtGGTTCATCCAGAACGGGGCCAACTCGGGGGTGGGACGGGCAGCGATCCAGTTTGGAAAGCTCTGGGGTCTGCGGAGCATCAATGTCATCCGCGATAGGGACTCTGTCGAGGAGACTGAGGCTTTGAAGCAGGAGCTCATTGGCCTAGGGGCAGATGTTGTGGTGCCGGAGTCGCAATTCCTGTCTAGGGAATGGAAGCACCAGCTTGCGGATATTACTCGGGGCGGCCGCGAGGAAATCGGGCTCGCGTTGAATTGCGTCGGCGGCAAATCTGCCACCTCGCTGGCACGATCCCTGGGCGAGGGGGCTACGTTGGTGTCGTATGGAGGAATGTCCAAGCAGCCTGTTGCCTTGCCGCTTGGGTTGCTCATCTTCAAGGACATTCGATTTGTTGGGTTCTGGTTGTCAAAGTGGAACAAGAAGGATGCCACCGGCCGAAAGCATATGGTGAATGATATCCTGAACTTGATTCGCCTGGGCCATTTCAAGGACGTGCCTGTGGATGAAGTCAAGTGGGACTGGGAGACGGAGGAGGCACCGCTGAAGGACGCAGTACAAGAGGGTTTAAAGGGGTTtaggaaaggaaaaggggTGTTTGTGTTTGGTGACACCTGA
- the pim1_1 gene encoding Protein pim1: MIAFAKSLLLSSRDARANGAHGVDNMPQTPGKRKIGDTTNEIEDTPIKKEPGSNTSTKRRKINGIPPRRTRPSKQLNNAPTQRLDISVFGSGENGELGLGNKSHNNKSPMKANKPRLNHLLNAEDVGIVQVAVGSVHCAALTHDGRVLTWGVNDSKALGRSTKCDPPVQPDKDVTDLNPLESTPAPVEGLKNLGSDITQVAVTDNATFVLTRSGLVYGWGTFFGSDGVYGFLREKMRPKNKSKYKERFQVTPIQIGGLKDIKKLSAGGNHVLALTESGDVYAWGSGQQAELGRRLVQRHQFESLIPRMVDLPRKGIVKAFAGFNHSFAIDKEGQAWTWGLNNFGQTGLAANEDNLHVGTPTVIQGLKGYKIRHMAGGFQHSLACTEDGNVLAWGRCDNSQVGIDVSALPREHVLCDSRGRPRILLQPTIVPGITATLVAAGIDNSFAIAPEGKVLTWGYSENCRAGQGADTTIETPTELTGKVVSGKSFTFAACRGQFSLIASPRKS, encoded by the exons ATGATCGCTTTCGCGAAAAGTCTACTCTTATCCTCTCGCGATGCGAGGGCGAATGGTGCGCATGGAGTTGATAATATG CCACAGACGCCGGGAAAGAGAAAGATTGGTGACACTACGAATGAAATCGAAGACACGCCTATAAAAAAGGAGCCTGGCTCAAATACGTCCACAAAGCGACGCAAGATAAATGGCATCCCGCCTCGAAGAACAAGGCCCTCCAAGCAGCTCAACAATGCACCAACCCAACGACTCGATATTTCAGTATTCGGAAGCGGGGAGAATGGCGAATTGGGTCTGGGGAATAAAAGCCATAACAACAAGAGCCCTATGAAGGCAAACAAGCCCCGCCTCAACCATTTGCTAAATGCCGAGGATGTAGGCATTGTCCAAGTAGCGGTCGGAAGCGTGCATTGCGCTGCGCTCACACATGACGGTCGAGTCTTGACTTGGGGTGTCAACGATTCCAAGGCTCTCGGTAGAAGTACAAAATGTGATCCGCCGGTGCAACCTGACAAAGATGTAACGGATTTGAACCCCCTCGAAAGCACGCCCGCGCCTGTGGAAGGACTGAAAAATTTGGGATCCGATATTACACAAGTCGCTGTCACTGATAATGCGACCTTTGTCCTCACCAGATCGGGACTTGTATATGGCTGGGGCACTTTCTTT GGCAGTGACGGTGTATACGGATTTTTGCGAGAGAAGATGCGCCCAAAGAATAAATCCAAGTATAAAGAACGCTTTCAGGTCACACCCATCCAAATAGGTGGCCTCAAAGATATCAAAAAGCTTTCCGCGGGCGGAAACCACGTGCTCGCTCTCACGGAATCAGGAGACGTGTACGCCTGGGGGTCCGGACAACAAGCCGAACTTGGTCGCCGTCTCGTCCAACGGCACCAATTCGAATCCTTGATCCCACGGATGGTCGACCTACCGAGGAAGGGAATCGTCAAAGCCTTTGCCGGATTCAATCATAGCTTCGCGATAGACAAGGAGGGCCAAGCCTGGACCTGGGGGCTAAATAATTTCGGACAGACAGGTCTTGCCGCCAACGAGGATAATCTTCATGTTGGCACCCCGACAGTCATCCAGGGGCTGAAAGGGTACAAGATTCGCCATATGGCGGGTGGCTTTCAGCATAGCCTGGCGTGCACCGAGGATGGAAATGTTCTCGCTTGGGGGAGGTGTGACAACAGTCAAGTTGGCATCGACGTGTCTGCCTTGCCCAGGGAACATGTCCTGTGCGACAGCCGAGGACGGCCGAGGATTTTGCTGCAGCCCACCATCGTCCCTG GAATCACGGCTACTCTCGTCGCGGCCGGCATCGACAACTCCTTCGCCATCGCCCCAGAAGGCAAAGTCCTGACCTGGGGATATTCTGAAAACTGTCGAGCAGGCCAAGGGGCCGACACAACGATTGAGACGCCTACAGAACTTACGGGAAAGGTTGTTTCCGGTAAATCGTTTACATTTGCTGCCTGCAGAGGGCAATTCTCACTCATTGCGAGTCCACGAAAGTCTTGA
- the nse4 gene encoding Non-structural maintenance of chromosome element 4, translating to MPIRVGGRSGDNHSQRASPSPSQTPTSTRRGLAVRQKLDRRSASGTKRKRTNTVTSEPLSTRRRTLDAGTDEDSGPGESDFEDVYDPDQPLQERRVVQQGLRDLLKGISENSEEFLKGDSRGLHETILKANELSKQLKQTTEATIDSRLLVSTTDLSYRKTLRLTQGSLSQGIDVDELVSKAITYMRQGSGIADDNAPELSSTQRQRRTVSRRRGHGDDDDDDDDDEIGDEGDMMNWPHLGHFACLPHIRRPAVPGFLLGPMSVEKKARKIAKRTAPFRPNNLTETRPEVLNVEELAKRENDLTAICGKILQHLHKVQIETQKVVEDLIDDDMEADEQTRIMHQHGLRSTGGIDLMRFVVNPKSFGQTVENIFYVSFLIRDGRVKVDFDEFDLPALEPVEREPEDDGTQRHGASKHQAVISMDEGIWRQIIDVFDITEPMISHRRETTHSGPGARGWYS from the exons ATGCCAATACGCGTCGGTGGACGGTCCGGGGACAACCATTCTCAGAGGGCATCACCATCCCCTTCGCAAACACCAACTTCCACGAGGCGTGGCCTAGCGGTCCGACAGAAGCTTGACAGGCGAAGTGCGTCTGGAACTAAAAGGAAGCGAACAAATACCGTCACATCAGAACCGCTCAGTACCCGCCGGAGAACTCTGGACGCAGGGACCGATGAAGACAGTGGCCCAGGCGAAAGCGACTTCGAAGATGTTTATGATCCTGACCAGCCCCTTCAAGAACGCCGGGTTGTGCAACAAGGGCTGAGAGATCTTCTAAAGGGAATTTCCGAAAACTCGGAGGAATTCTTGAAAGGCGACTCACGGGGCTTGCACGAGACCATTTTGAAAGCCAATGAACTCTCCAAACAGTTGAAACAGACCACCGAAGCCACAATCGATTCACGCCTGCTCGTGAGCACCACTGATCTGTCTTATCGAAAAACGTTGCGTCTCACCCAGGGCAGCCTTTCGCAAGGTATAGATGTGGATGAACTTGTTTCCAAGGCGATCACATATATGCGACAGGGTAGTGGGATCGCCGATGACAATGCGCCAGAGCTATCGAGCACGCAGCGGCAACGCAGAACCGTATCACGGCGCAGGGgtcatggcgatgatgatgacgacgacgacgacgacgaaataGGAGATGAGGGCGACATGATGAACTGGCCGCAccttggccattttgcttgcttgccaCATATTCGACGACCCGCCGTTCCAGGATTCCTATTAGGACCAATGTCTGTTGAGAAGAAAGCCCGCAAGATTGCTAAGCGGACTGCTCCCTTTCGACCCAATAACTTGACAGAGACTCGACCCGAGGTGCTCAACGTTGAGGAATTAGCAAAGAGGGAGAATGATTTGACGGCGATATGCGGCAAGATTTTACAACATTTGCACAAAGTTCAGATTGAGACACAAAAAGTCGTTGAAGATTTGATCGACGATGATATGGAAGCGGATGAACAAACAAGAATTATGCACCAGCACGGGCTTCGCAGCACTGGAGGAATAGATTTGATGCGTTTTGTTGTCAACCCAAAGTCTTTTGGACAGACGGTTGAAAATATATTCTACGTTAGCTTTCTCATTAGAGATGGGCGCGTCAAGGTCGATTTTGACGAGTTCGACCTTCCTGCATTAG AACCTGTTGAACGGGAGCCAGAAGATGACGGAACCCAACGTCATGGGGCGTCAAAGCACCAAGCAGTAATATCCATGGATGAAGGGATTTGGCGTCAGATTATAGATGTGTTCGACATTACGGAGCCCATGATAAGTCATCGGAGAGAGACTACACATTCTGGGCCGGGTGCTCGTGGTTGGTATAGCTAA
- the mtg1 gene encoding Mitochondrial GTPase 1, translating into MARFVPRDTFSIPSSVPKTYFLGHHHAGANKIKTLLSSISLVLECRDFRLPLSTHNPTLERTIAGRDRLLVYTKCDLGTDTPGARNTLRRLHGDKVVFWDKTKPATTDALLRRLKSTAETQDSLTGLRALVVGMPNVGKSTLLNALRRAGTPGKKAKAARTGDQAGVTRRVGTAVRVVEAEDRGGVAGGVLVLDTPGIFQPYVEDGEAMVKVALAHGVKKGLVPDELLADYLLFRMNRWDPQLYRRYCEPTNDVNEFLTAVARRDGKLKAGGAPNWQEAAARVLSQWRDGKLGRHVLDELGEADIRAHDLALAHPALSLHQAKKAHKEARKQERLGD; encoded by the coding sequence ATGGCGCGCTTCGTGCCCCGCGACACGTTCAGCATCCCGTCCTCGGTCCCAAAGACCTACTTCCTCGGCCATCACCACGCCGGCGCAAACAAGATCAAGACGCTCCTCTCCAGTATATCCCTCGTCCTCGAATGCCGTGACTTCCGACTACCCCTCTCCACGCACAACCCGACGCTGGAGCGCACCATCGCCGGCCGGGACCGCCTCCTCGTGTACACCAAGTGCGACCTGGGCACCGACACGCCCGGCGCGCGCAACACGCTGAGACGGCTGCACGGCGACAAGGTAGTCTTCTGGGACAAGACCAAGCCCGCTACCACAGACGCGCTACTGAGACGGCTCAAGAGCACAGCCGAGACGCAAGACTCGCTGACGGGACTGCGCGCCCTGGTAGTGGGCATGCCCAACGTCGGCAAGAGCACGCTGCTCAACGCGCTCCGGAGGGCCGGCACCCCGGGgaagaaggcaaaggccgCCAGGACAGGCGACCAGGCCGGCGTGACGCGCAGGGTCGGGACGGCCGtgcgcgtcgtcgaggccgaggacagGGGCGGCGTCGCGGGCGGCGTCCTGGTGCTCGACACGCCGGGCATCTTCCAGCCCTacgtcgaggacggcgaggccatGGTCAAGGTCGCCCTGGCGCACGGCGTCAAGAAGGGCCTGGTGCCCGACGAGCTGCTCGCCGACTACCTGCTGTTCCGCATGAACCGGTGGGACCCCCAGCTGTACCGGCGCTACTGCGAGCCGACAAACGACGTCAACGAGTTCCTGACGGCCGTGGCCCGGCgcgacggcaagctcaaggccggcggcgcgcCCAACTGGCAAGAGGCCGCGGCGAGGGTGCTGTCGCAGTGGCGCGACGGCAAGCTCGGCAGGCACGTGCTGgacgagctgggcgaggccgacATTCGCGCCCACgacctggcgctggcgcacCCGGCGCTGAGCCTGcaccaggccaagaaggcgCACAAGGAGGCGAGGAAGCAAGAGCGGCTGGGAGACTAA
- the ark1_1 gene encoding Serine/threonine-protein kinase ark1 — MPPCNTARPYLVKALLPKQKPKTPAPPREAALQTSLSHKSPRIESVQPESQSENKTVRLVQQPVAKTFHLGMFEIGKPLGKGKFGRVYLARERDHGFICALKVLHKSELHEGRVERQVRREIEIQSNLRHPNILKLYSHFHDSKRIFLVLEFAGRGELYKHLRKADRFPEPKAARYIAQMASALRYLHRKHIIHRDIKPENILVGIYGEVKISDFGWSVHSPRSRRKTYCGTLDYLPPEMVIPNNPENSYDEKVDLWALGVLAYEFLVGEAPFEDTPAMTCRRIARAEMKVPSFVSAEATSLIKGLLVVDPEKRLTLEQVQQHPWIVNNCRRDEIYRDR; from the exons ATGCCCCCATGCAATACAGCTCGACCATACCTCGTCAAAGCTCTTCTGCCCAAACAGAAGCCAAAGACACCAGCTCCCCCGCGAGAAGCCGCCCTCCAAACTTCGCTAAGCCACAAAAGCCCTCGCATAGAATCAGTTCAACCAGAAAGTCAATCAGAGAACAAGACCGTGCGCTTGGTTCAGCAGCCCGTGGCCAAGACATTCCACTTGGGTATGTTCGAGATCGGCAAGCCACTAGGCAAGGGCAAGTTTGGCCGCGTATACCTCGCACGCGAGCGAGATCACGGCTTCATCTGTGCGTTAAAAGTCCTACACAAGAGCGAGCTACATGAAGGTCGTGTTGAGAGACAGGTCAGGCGTGAGATTGAGATCCAGAGCAATCTGCGGCACCCTAACATCCTAAAGCTATATAGCCACTTCCACGACAGTAAGCGTATctttcttgtcctcgagttcgctggccgtggcgagTTATATAAACACCTCCGCAAGGCAGATAGATTCCCGGAGCCGAAAGCCGCACGCTATATTGCGCAGATGGCAAGTGCCCTACGCTACTTGCACCGTAAGCATATAATCCATCGCGATATTAAACCGGAGAATATCCTGGTGGGCATATACGGCGAGGTGAAGATTTCGGATTTTGGCTGGAGTGTACACTCGCCCCGTAGTCGCCGAAAAACGTACTGCGGAACATTGGACTACCTGCCTCCTGAGATGGTTATACCGAATAACCCGGAGAACTCATACGATGAGAAGGTCGACCTATGGGCCCTAGGCGTGTTGGCCTACGAATTTCTCGTGGGTGAGGCCCCTTTTGAGGACACACCCGCCATGACATGTAGGAGGATCGCTAGGGCGGAAATGAAAGTCCCGTCGTTTGTTAGCGCCGAGGCCACGAGCCTCATTAAGGGA TTGCTTGTTGTTGACCCAGAAAAGAGATTGACCCTCGAACAAGTACAGCAGCATCCCTGGATTGTCAACAACTGCCGAAGGGACGAGATATATCGAGACCGCTAG
- the Arp2_1 gene encoding Hydroxynaphthalene reductase-like protein Arp2 yields the protein MALELTGKSAIVTGGGSGICLCFVKLLLSKGCSVVIADISLRPEATQLLEEYRQDDPRAVDGPRPFVSFHKTDVTSWPQLSLLWETAVKTHGKVDIVVPGAGIFEPAWSSFWNAPKTDTNPDTQSRDAGDAEPGHYAVIDLNLTAPLRLSQMAIGHWTTNRQKGCLVLVGSIAGYLDTPIRPLYHTTKHGIHGFVSCMAPLRDALGIRVSAVAPGPVKTSIWDQGFTMSKDMSDNMAWIDLQDVAQAMYQLVVDEKMGDGTILEVLASGTRILPRFAGASEDLINSTVGGYLKAEETFLADLKANSLRV from the exons ATGGCCCTGGAATTAACTGGCAAAAGCGCCATTGTTACCGGTGGCGGTTCAG GCATATGTCTGTGCTTTGTGAAACTCCTCCTTAGCAAGGGCTGTTCTGTTGTCATTGCCGACATCAGCCTCCGCCCCGAAGCCACACAGCTTCTCGAGGAGTACCGCCAAGACGACCCCCGCGCAGTCGATGGCCCAAGGCCGTTTGTCTCGTTTCACAAAACAGACGTTACATCCTGGCCACAGCTCAGCCTGTTGTGGGAGACGGCCGTCAAAACCCACGGCAAGGTGGACATTGTAGTACCCGGCGCGGGCATCTTCGAGCCAGCGTGGAGCAGTTTCTGGAACGCCCCCAAGACCGACACCAATCCTGATACGCAGTCGCGAGACGCCGGCGATGCAGAGCCAGGCCATTACGCCGTCATTGACTTGAATCTCACCGCGCCACTTCGACTGAGCCAGATGGCCATTGGGCACTGGACCACGAATCGGCAGAAAGGCTGCTTGGTGCTTGTGGGAAGCATCGCGGGTTATTTAGACACGCCGATTCGGCCGTTGTACCACACGACAAAACATGGCATCCACGGGTTTGTGTCGTGCATGGCCCCCCTTCGCGACGCGCTGGGGATTCGGGTGAGCGCTGTGGCTCCCGGTCCGGTCAAG ACTTCGATATGGGATCAGGGATTCACCATGTCAAAAGACATGAGCGACAACATGGCTTGGATCGATTTGCAGGACGTCGCCCAGGCCATGTATCAGTTGGTAGTGGATGAGAAGATGGGCGACGGAACGATATTGGAAGTCCTAGCTTCGGGTACCCGAATTCTACCCAGGTTTGCTGGTGCTTCTGAAGATCTAATTAACTCAACCGTGGGCGGGTATCTGAAGGCTGAGGAAACATTCCTGGCTGACTTGAAGGCGAACAGCCTACGAGTCTAA
- the vma-11 gene encoding V-type proton ATPase proteolipid subunit 2, with product MESELAPKFAPFIGMAGIAAAMVFGSIGAAYGTAKSGIGIAGVGTFRPDLIMKCLIPVVMSGIIAVYSLVISVLIAQDLAPPSANERYALFSGFMHFACGLAVGMTGLAAGYCIGIVGDKGVRAYMEQSRIFVGMVLILIFGEVLGLYGLIVALLLNSRSKG from the exons ATGGAGTCTGAGCTCGCTCCCAAGTTTGCCCCCTTCATTGGGATG GCTGGCATCGCAGCCGCCATGGTCTTCGGAT CTATCGGCGCCGCGTACGGCACAGCAAAGTccggcattggcattgccgGCGTGGGAACATTTCGCCCCGATCTCATAATGAAG TGTCTGATCCCCGTCGTCATGTCCGGCATCATCGCCGTCTACTCGCTCGTCATATCGGTCCTCATCGCCCAGGACCTCGCGCCTCCGTCTGCAAACGAACGATATGCCCTGTTCTC GGGCTTTATGCATTTCGCTTGCGGCCTGGCAGTCGGCATGACTGGCCTGGCTGCGGGCTATTGTATCGGAATTGTGGGCGACAAAGGCGTCCGCGCCTACATGGAGCAGTCGAGAATCTTTGTTGGCATGGTTCTTATTCTGATTTTCGGAGAGGTCCTCGGTCTTTACGG CCTCATTGTCGCCCTTTTGCTTAACTCACGAAGCAAGGGCTGA